GTTGCCACTGCGGTGCGGCGTCACCAGCAGCGAGTGGAACGTCCAGAACAGCCGAGTCGTCACGTAGTACGCGATCACTACGTCCACCGTGTAGTGTCCGTGCGCCAGCAACACGAACGACACTCCCAGCAGCGCTGTGCCCCACATAGCCCAGTGCACGGGCCACAACTTCCGCGGCGAATACTCTGCCACAATCAAGTAGCTTAGCACAAGCACCATCGTATGCCCGGAGTAGATGTAGTCACCGCAGTACGTGTGCTTTCCGTTGATTGATAGACCGAAGCCCGATATGAGGTAGAACGTTCGCTGGATGATGAGTAAGGCCGTCGCGTTGGGGCTCTTGGGACTGCAGTAGTATGTCTTGCTCGATACCGGCAGTACCGTGACGAACATGGTGACGGAACGGTACAGGTACAGAAGACCGATGATGAAGAACAAGCGACGCGACACGATGAAGCGGTGCTTGTGAAACACAACGACGAGCATCGCTACTGTTGTCGAGACCATAATCATGTATTCGGAGACTTCCAACCCCCAGTCACGCGCTTCCACGTTGTCAAGCACTATGTCATTGAGGGGCGCAGTTGTATCACGATCGGGTAAACGTTCGTGCACTAGTGATAACGACATCATGTTGATGCATACACAGATGAATAGGAAAAAGAATGACATAATAGTCTTCCATATCTCTTTAGGGTAGCGTTCTTCTCGCACAGTGCCTGCCGGGATCTCTACTATGAACTCGCCAGCGTGCGAGCGTTGCGGCGAGTGCTCCTGGTCAGGGTCTGACTCGTCCGTAGTGGGCTGCGGGGCGTCCGCCTTGGCGGTGCGCGACAGCAGCGGCTGCCGCTGCATGAGCTCGGCCTGGCTGGGCATGTCGGTTGTGCGGGACTCTCCTAGTTGCTGCCGCGACGCGTTGTTGTTGAGGTCATTCCGTTTGAGGCGCGCCTCGAAATTGATGCCCTTGATATCTTCGCGCGCCGTGTGAGTGGCTATGTCGACATCGCAGTGCGGGGGCTCGGCGGGTTCGGGCTCGGGCAGCGCTGGCGGCGGGGCCGGCAGTGCTAGCTGCTTGGCGGGCAGCTCATGTGCCAGGTACACTCGCACGGACGCTACCAATGGCTCGGCGAAGTTGATCTGCTTGGGCGGCGACGGCTCCTTGTCGGGGGAGCGGGCCGAGATCGTCATCCAATCACCATTCGGTTGAATTGAGCCTGAAATAGAGAAAATAGGCAGGTTGAAACATTTTTATCGTTAAAAACGGGTGATTTAAATGTTAAATCAGGCAATTTTTTATATTGGGTACTCTTAGATTTTACGAATTCTCTAACTTGAAAGGTGTTACTGACGCATTATAACAACAATACTGACGTATTATAACACCTTTCATATTACTTAGTAGGGAACAAAGTTAAATCTGCCTCGATAATTGACGTGTTGTGGTTTTAACAGATAATTAATTTACTAGTTTGACTTTACTGAATATGACACTAAGAATCATAACAACTACCGGTTCTAAGTATTCAAAGTCCGTTGAACGTTGCGTAAATCCTACATTACTTcacttttaatttacttatttatcgtctgtagtttttactttatattatcAATTTGTAGGAATGTCGAAAATTTTATACTTCGTGTGGGTACGCATATGTCATATAACACGGAACGCAGAAAAATAAAGGTATCACATGCGTTCTAGAAGATTCAACATTGTAAACAAATACAATAGCACAGCGGGGACTCGGTTCAAAGACCGAGGCTACGACTGCGAGTGTAAGCGATAATTAGTGTGGCGCGGAGTGCAGCGCGACCCGAGTCAGTCGCGGCCTCCCTGACTGCATCGTCTGGTCGCCGGGACAAATATAGACCATTCAAACAACACATTTCTACGCGGACATTCGCCGTAGGAGCGTATTTTGTTCGCGCCGCGGTTTAGAAAGTCGGGAACGTCGTGAGCTCGCGTTTCCCACTCACCCGATCAATGTGCGAGCTGTCATCGGGCTCGAGC
The genomic region above belongs to Pectinophora gossypiella chromosome 4, ilPecGoss1.1, whole genome shotgun sequence and contains:
- the LOC126366522 gene encoding phosphatidylcholine:ceramide cholinephosphotransferase 2-like isoform X1 is translated as MGAVRELRKGEMARSPRRITAHRRSRSRSRELSRLRTQLNGKGSIQPNGDWMTISARSPDKEPSPPKQINFAEPLVASVRVYLAHELPAKQLALPAPPPALPEPEPAEPPHCDVDIATHTAREDIKGINFEARLKRNDLNNNASRQQLGESRTTDMPSQAELMQRQPLLSRTAKADAPQPTTDESDPDQEHSPQRSHAGEFIVEIPAGTVREERYPKEIWKTIMSFFFLFICVCINMMSLSLVHERLPDRDTTAPLNDIVLDNVEARDWGLEVSEYMIMVSTTVAMLVVVFHKHRFIVSRRLFFIIGLLYLYRSVTMFVTVLPVSSKTYYCSPKSPNATALLIIQRTFYLISGFGLSINGKHTYCGDYIYSGHTMVLVLSYLIVAEYSPRKLWPVHWAMWGTALLGVSFVLLAHGHYTVDVVIAYYVTTRLFWTFHSLLVTPHRSGNGYNHYMIQREWWYWLFTYLERNVRGPVPRRYDWPLPWPRTKLFSRLS
- the LOC126366522 gene encoding phosphatidylcholine:ceramide cholinephosphotransferase 2-like isoform X2; the protein is MTISARSPDKEPSPPKQINFAEPLVASVRVYLAHELPAKQLALPAPPPALPEPEPAEPPHCDVDIATHTAREDIKGINFEARLKRNDLNNNASRQQLGESRTTDMPSQAELMQRQPLLSRTAKADAPQPTTDESDPDQEHSPQRSHAGEFIVEIPAGTVREERYPKEIWKTIMSFFFLFICVCINMMSLSLVHERLPDRDTTAPLNDIVLDNVEARDWGLEVSEYMIMVSTTVAMLVVVFHKHRFIVSRRLFFIIGLLYLYRSVTMFVTVLPVSSKTYYCSPKSPNATALLIIQRTFYLISGFGLSINGKHTYCGDYIYSGHTMVLVLSYLIVAEYSPRKLWPVHWAMWGTALLGVSFVLLAHGHYTVDVVIAYYVTTRLFWTFHSLLVTPHRSGNGYNHYMIQREWWYWLFTYLERNVRGPVPRRYDWPLPWPRTKLFSRLS